A single genomic interval of Prunus dulcis chromosome 5, ALMONDv2, whole genome shotgun sequence harbors:
- the LOC117628360 gene encoding SH3 domain-containing protein 2-like: MESIRKQASKLREQVAKQQQAVLKRLGSLGNEAVMIDEAELLCHQNLQDLYNSTRAAKHFQRSLVRGVEAFVSISSKQMEIVRKLAEDCCKYGAENQSTSTPLVIASDYFGTSYNSIEEEREIFLKILGEQVAEPLRAQITGAPLEDARHLTHRYDKLRQEVEAQVAEVLRRRLKSRGSVSAESSVKLQNAEARLTELKSTTVALGREATAAMLSVEEHQQQMTFHKLCTMVDAERSYHQHALAILDKLHSEMILEKLPKEFSSQSEKMDPDTNSNRSDDHGQLYQDDTFFIARAIHPFDAQADGELNLAIDDYVVVRQVGPNGWSEGECNGKAGWFPSAYIERQEKAPSAKLM, from the exons ATGGAGTCTATACGGAAGCAAGCCAGTAAGCTCAGGGAGCAAGTCGCAAAGCAGCAGCAG GCTGTATTGAAACGGTTGGGAAGCTTAGGTAATGAAGCTGTTATGATTGATGAAGCTGAACTTCTGTGCcaccaaaatcttcaagaTTTGTATAATTCGACGAGGGCAGCGAAG CATTTTCAGCGGAGTCTTGTTCGGGGAGTTGAAGCTTTTGTGTCGATCAGCTCAAAACAAATGGAAATAG TGAGAAAGTTAGCCGAGGATTGCTGCAAATATGGAGCTGAAAATCAAAGCACTAGCACTCCTCTAGTGATAGCTTCTGATTACTTTGGTACTTCATATAATTCAAttgaagaggagagagagatatttCTTAAGATCCTTGGTGAGCAG GTTGCTGAACCTTTACGGGCGCAAATAACAGGAGCTCCTTTGGAGGATGCTCGTCACTTGACTCATCGTTATGATAAACTGCGTCAGGAGGTGGAAGCCCAG GTGGCCGAAGTATTGAGGCGTCGGCTGAAATCCAGGGGCTCTGTATCTGCAGAGAGTTCTGTGAAGCTTCAGAATGCAGAAGCAAGATTGACAGAACTTAAATCTACAACAGTGGCACTTGGGCGAGAAGCAACTGCCGCAATGTTGTCAGTTGAGGAGCATCAGCAACAGATGACTTTCCATAAGCTTTGTACCATG GTTGATGCTGAGAGATCTTATCATCAACATGCTCTTGCTATTTTAGACAAGCTACATTCTGAG ATGATTCTGGAAAAACTACCAAAAGAATTCTCCTCACAATCTGAGAAAATGGATCCTGATACTAATTCAAATAGGTCTGATGATCATGGACAACTTTACCAGGATGACACTTTCTTCATTGCAAGA GCTATACACCCGTTTGATGCTCAAGCAGATGGAGAGTTGAATCTAGCAATTGATGATTATGTTGTGGTTCGTCAG GTGGGCCCTAATGGATGGTCTGAAGGAGAATGTAATGGCAAGGCCGGATGGTTTCCATCTGCATATATAGAGAGGCAGGAGAAAGCCCCTTCGGCCAAATTAATGTAA